From a region of the Dickeya poaceiphila genome:
- a CDS encoding glycosyltransferase, producing MLLRLAIMVWKGVCWLMMSLLYVLKLLLTTHYNHRERQNVVFHTVYSGKWLLSDNAAACGRPVVIRDALNHFQPGVELIYFGDESPDQMWGDKKLKDENEAVDMANQMLQRVLGQRHRVLNVA from the coding sequence ATGCTTCTGAGACTGGCCATCATGGTCTGGAAAGGCGTGTGCTGGTTAATGATGTCATTGTTGTACGTGTTGAAACTGCTGCTGACAACGCATTACAACCATCGTGAGCGGCAGAACGTGGTATTCCATACCGTTTACAGCGGGAAATGGTTACTGAGCGATAATGCGGCGGCCTGTGGTCGGCCTGTCGTGATACGTGATGCACTGAACCATTTTCAGCCTGGCGTCGAACTGATCTATTTCGGCGATGAGTCGCCCGATCAGATGTGGGGCGATAAAAAGCTCAAGGATGAAAACGAAGCCGTCGATATGGCAAATCAGATGTTGCAGCGTGTGCTTGGCCAACGCCATCGCGTGCTCAATGTCGCCTAG
- a CDS encoding integrase domain-containing protein yields the protein MSKLSRQLVSLAKQGGGSFKTVADRMKIADRVASRLISLNIQIRDANNLKVRHIQQYIKSRREEGISLRTLQNEMSAIRGVLRVAGKTIMADPEHDALNNASLGISGANRDGTKVAIPENVFESVLSKVSETDSGVGLTLQLSRLLGLRTEEAVQSVKSLTTWRTAIINNSERVKVIFGTKGGRPRETTIINRDKLLPVINSAIRFASENNGRLIDKPNLHSSIDRYRTVVREAGLVGKYAPHSLRYAYAQEALVFHQQRGLSEEEAQAMVSMDLGHGDGRGYYVNRVYSKVDQDE from the coding sequence ATGAGTAAATTAAGTCGTCAACTGGTATCACTGGCAAAGCAAGGTGGCGGTAGTTTTAAAACTGTCGCTGATCGCATGAAAATTGCTGATCGCGTTGCGTCCAGGTTGATATCACTGAATATACAGATTCGTGATGCAAACAATTTGAAAGTCCGTCACATCCAGCAATACATAAAGAGTCGACGCGAAGAAGGCATTTCATTGCGTACACTTCAAAATGAGATGTCCGCTATTCGAGGAGTGCTCAGAGTCGCGGGGAAAACCATTATGGCTGATCCTGAACACGATGCATTGAATAATGCATCGCTAGGCATATCCGGGGCGAACAGAGATGGTACGAAAGTCGCCATTCCTGAAAATGTATTTGAGTCTGTTTTATCTAAGGTTTCAGAAACGGACAGTGGTGTTGGATTAACGTTGCAGCTGTCTCGCTTATTAGGATTGAGAACAGAAGAGGCAGTTCAGTCGGTTAAATCATTGACAACATGGCGAACAGCGATAATCAACAACAGTGAGCGGGTAAAGGTGATATTTGGAACAAAAGGGGGGCGTCCCAGGGAAACGACAATTATTAATAGAGATAAATTATTGCCTGTTATTAATTCAGCTATTCGCTTTGCCAGTGAAAATAATGGTCGACTGATAGACAAACCAAACCTGCACTCATCAATAGACCGTTATAGAACGGTAGTCAGAGAAGCTGGTTTAGTAGGGAAGTATGCTCCACATAGTTTGAGATATGCTTATGCGCAGGAAGCGCTGGTATTTCATCAACAGAGGGGACTGAGTGAGGAAGAGGCTCAGGCAATGGTGTCAATGGATTTAGGTCACGGTGACGGACGAGGCTATTACGTTAATCGTGTATACAGTAAAGTTGACCAGGATGAATAA
- a CDS encoding DNA polymerase III subunit theta, producing MYNIAEKTEDERNKINVDLAASGVAYRERLNIPVIPKDIEEKQPEYLKTYFRERLEHYRQVSKTLPKADSPEYASMRDDVPPSK from the coding sequence ATGTATAACATAGCTGAAAAAACAGAAGACGAACGGAATAAAATAAATGTCGATTTAGCCGCGTCAGGCGTTGCATACCGCGAGCGCCTGAATATACCTGTCATCCCCAAAGATATTGAAGAAAAGCAGCCAGAGTATTTAAAGACCTATTTTAGAGAGCGACTAGAGCATTATCGTCAAGTCAGTAAAACCCTACCAAAAGCTGATTCTCCAGAGTATGCTTCAATGCGAGATGATGTGCCCCCATCTAAATAA
- a CDS encoding DUF2971 domain-containing protein, which produces MIKGFSFYKYVNKKDALLIINNGTLFFTNPLNFNDPFDVFPCVPKEGLSKHYKYILRHHNILPDVHGKKKKSTLNNINIDDMRAEFSKKWAVTCFSKSPFILPLWAHYADNHKGCVLEFRVNSAISNYIIECLDKGCMDDEVIYPLDVVYSKKRPRLYDKDGIVTGEIARNIILTKDEAWSYEQEMRCFRENKQGAYPFRKDQLNRVYLGMKMNEKDVAEVTSAVKRYQEMHGHVVKIDTVSLDREEFKMTKL; this is translated from the coding sequence ATGATAAAAGGCTTTTCATTCTATAAGTATGTTAATAAAAAGGATGCATTGTTAATTATTAATAATGGCACCCTTTTTTTTACCAACCCTTTAAATTTCAATGATCCATTTGATGTTTTCCCTTGTGTACCCAAGGAGGGGCTTAGTAAGCATTATAAATATATCCTTAGGCATCATAACATTCTCCCTGATGTTCATGGAAAAAAGAAGAAATCGACCTTAAATAATATAAATATTGATGATATGCGCGCTGAGTTCTCAAAGAAATGGGCCGTGACGTGTTTTAGTAAGTCGCCTTTTATTCTTCCTTTGTGGGCTCATTATGCTGACAATCATAAGGGGTGTGTGCTTGAGTTTCGGGTTAATTCGGCTATTAGTAACTACATTATTGAATGTCTTGATAAAGGTTGTATGGATGATGAAGTCATCTATCCATTGGATGTTGTATATAGCAAAAAGAGGCCTCGGCTATACGATAAAGATGGAATTGTTACAGGTGAAATTGCACGAAATATTATTTTAACAAAAGATGAGGCTTGGTCATATGAACAGGAAATGCGATGTTTCAGGGAAAATAAACAAGGCGCATATCCTTTTCGAAAAGATCAATTGAACCGAGTATATCTGGGTATGAAAATGAATGAGAAGGATGTAGCGGAAGTTACATCTGCTGTCAAAAGATACCAAGAGATGCATGGGCATGTAGTAAAAATTGATACGGTTAGCCTTGATCGCGAAGAATTTAAAATGACAAAATTATAA